DNA sequence from the Nitrososphaerota archaeon genome:
CCCAGGCTCGATTTCCTACCGGGAGCTGCTCGAAGTCTTCTTCTCTACTCACGACCCGACCACACTCAACCGCCAGGGAGCAGACGAAGGGTCGCAATACAGGTCGGTCATCTTCTACACCGACGATTCCCAGAAGCTCGAGGCTCACAACATGATAACCGAACTCGGCGAAGAAAAGGTCTTCCGAAAGCCAATTGTCACGGAGGTTTCGCCATTGGAGAAGTTCTACCCAGCAGAGGGCTACCACAGAGAGTACTACAAGCTGAACCAGAACAAGCCCTACTGCCAGGTGGTCATAGCACCCAAGCTCTCGAAGTTCAGGGCGCACTTCCAGTTCAAGCTGAAGAAGCAATTGGCCAGGCAGACCTGAAGCGCGTAATGGGTACGCGTCGCGTTGGAAAACTTCTTGGGATCACTGGAACTCCCGGGACTGGCAAGAAGTCCGTAGCTCCACTCGTTGCGACGAGGTTAGGTCTTACCTGCTACTCTCTCAATGATCTTGCTGGGGCGAATGGCCTGGCATCCCCGGAATCGGGGACGGGTGAAGTGGACACCGGAGTCTTGAGGCGGATCGTGTCCAACACCATCCTTGAACCCGCGGTGATCTACGGGCACCTCCTGCCCTACGTAGTCGATAGGACATGGATCTCAAAAGTGGTCGTCCTGCGGTGCGACCCTCTGGCCCTGAAGTCGCGTCTTCGCGCCCGGGGGTACCCGCTGAACAAGGTGTTCGAAAACGTCGAAGCGGAGCTCATCGGCCTGATCTCGGTTGACACTCTCAAGGCATTCGGGAGAGAGAAGACCTTCGAGTTCGACACGACAGTGTCTCGTCCAGGCCCTTCCTCGGCCTCGATAGCTGCAGCACTGTCGGGCCCCTATCGATCTCCCCAGGTGATAGATTGGCTCGAGAACTACGGCTCGGAGTCAAAGCTCCGCTCTTTGCTCTCAGGCAGGACCGGCGAGTCTGCCCTTACTCTTCCTACGCCCAAGAGTTAAAACAACAGAACGGACAAGCTTGAGTTCCCTTGAGACGGATATCAGGCCTCGTAAAGGTGCAGGACATACACGCCCGAGCCTCCGATGACATCGTTTCTATCGTCCATTCTATGGGGAGAGGCGGCGGGTTCATGGCGAAGAACCTTGCCGATACCGCAAGCATCCTGGATTCGATGGTCGCCCGCGAGAGCTGCACGAAGTTCCTCTCGTTCCCTGCAGCCTTGGTCGCGACCGGGACCCGGGGGCTCCTCATCGACCTGGTCAAGGCAGGCATGGTCGACGTGATCATAACCGCGAGCGGGACCCTCGACCACGACATCTCGAGGACCCTCGCAGATTACTACCACGGGGACTTCGATATGGACGACGTGAAGCTCCACAAGGACGGATACCATCGCCTCGGGAACGTCCTTGTCCCACTCGACGACTACGGCCCGCTGATAGAGAGGAGAATGCAGGCGCTCCTCGAGAAGTTGTACGGCCGAGGCGAAAAGGCCCCGACCACCGAGGAGCTTTGCAAAGAGATCGGCCGCGACCTCGGTTCGGAGAAATCACTGCTCTATTGGGCCTACAAGAAGCACGTCCCAGTCTTCGTCCCAGGGATAACCGACGGGGCAGTTGGGAGCCAGCTCTGGCTCTTCGCCGAGCGTCACAGGGACTTTCGGGTCGACCTGATTGGCGACGAGAGGAGGCTTTCGGACATTACCTCGGAGGCCAAGTCGACCGGGGCACTGGTGCTGGGGGGCGGCATCTCCAAGCATCACGTGCTATGGTGGAACCAGTTCCGAGGAGGCCTGGACTACGCGTGCTACATCACTACCGCTTCAGAGTTCGATGGTTCGCTTAGCGGGGCCCAGGTGAGAGAGGCCGTCTCTTGGGGCAAGGTGAAGGAAAGAGCGAAGCGCTCCAACCTCTATGCTGACGTGACTGCGGTTCTCCCCTTCCTGGTCTCCTACCTCCTCACCAAGCGGCACCGACGTTCGCGTTAGGCTCTCATCGTTCGAAGTCCTTATAAAACGAAAACCGAGGCGCCATGAAACGTTTGGTCTTAGACTACGGTTT
Encoded proteins:
- the msrA gene encoding peptide-methionine (S)-S-oxide reductase MsrA — its product is MTERETATFGSGCFWCSEAVFSELEGVVKVEPGYAGGSQPNPTYEQVCTDETGHAEVAQVTFDPGSISYRELLEVFFSTHDPTTLNRQGADEGSQYRSVIFYTDDSQKLEAHNMITELGEEKVFRKPIVTEVSPLEKFYPAEGYHREYYKLNQNKPYCQVVIAPKLSKFRAHFQFKLKKQLARQT
- a CDS encoding deoxyhypusine synthase, whose product is MRRISGLVKVQDIHARASDDIVSIVHSMGRGGGFMAKNLADTASILDSMVARESCTKFLSFPAALVATGTRGLLIDLVKAGMVDVIITASGTLDHDISRTLADYYHGDFDMDDVKLHKDGYHRLGNVLVPLDDYGPLIERRMQALLEKLYGRGEKAPTTEELCKEIGRDLGSEKSLLYWAYKKHVPVFVPGITDGAVGSQLWLFAERHRDFRVDLIGDERRLSDITSEAKSTGALVLGGGISKHHVLWWNQFRGGLDYACYITTASEFDGSLSGAQVREAVSWGKVKERAKRSNLYADVTAVLPFLVSYLLTKRHRRSR
- a CDS encoding AAA family ATPase — translated: MGTRRVGKLLGITGTPGTGKKSVAPLVATRLGLTCYSLNDLAGANGLASPESGTGEVDTGVLRRIVSNTILEPAVIYGHLLPYVVDRTWISKVVVLRCDPLALKSRLRARGYPLNKVFENVEAELIGLISVDTLKAFGREKTFEFDTTVSRPGPSSASIAAALSGPYRSPQVIDWLENYGSESKLRSLLSGRTGESALTLPTPKS